The proteins below come from a single Corylus avellana chromosome ca3, CavTom2PMs-1.0 genomic window:
- the LOC132175180 gene encoding LOW QUALITY PROTEIN: rhodanese-like domain-containing protein 8, chloroplastic (The sequence of the model RefSeq protein was modified relative to this genomic sequence to represent the inferred CDS: deleted 2 bases in 1 codon) — protein sequence MRCCCAVISAALTPASSLSPSPRSRSRSIVELPNNSLSQSQRHYQLFSLSLCPRKRFLNNRNCDVSAQCGRAEAEELSEDDFVVVNFYRFVFIENPEAEVSRHLSFLQGLDIHGRVYLNEQGINAQYSGPSKDALLYVKWLREDDRFSDILVQISPAYNGHAFPKLKLRYKPSLVQLEGGISHLPLLDSSVRATPLAPPEWRKRLEPGNGIGAPSNEKINTNYILLDVRNGYEWDIGHFSGARRPSVDCFRSTSFGLSSTEDVASDPLANVDKEKTDILMYCTGGIRCDVYSTILRQRGFQNLYSLKGGVSHYLKTEGPAEWVGNLFVFDSRLSLPPSSYKPEAIVNAARSEQVSQCNTFSRCYVCGSQVSELRHRNCANLDCNLLFLCCIDCVKDLRGCCCVNCITAPRLRPVLPGHQRYAKWHLYRDLECKAS from the exons ATGAGGTGCTGTTGTGCGGTTATCTCTGCTGCGCTCACCCCTGCAAGCTCACTATCACCTTCTCCTCgaagcagaagcagaagcaTTGTTGAACTTCCAAACAACTCTCTCTCCCAATCCCAGAGACATTACCAGCTCTTCTCACTTTCTCTTTGCCCCCGAAAGCGATTCCTCAACAACCGCAATTGTGACGTTTCTGCACAATGCGGCCGCGCCGAGGCGGAAGAGCTTTCAGAGGATGATTTCGTCGTCGTTAATTTTTACCGTTTTGTGTTCATCGAAAACCCAGAGGCCGAGGTCTCCAGGCACCTCTCCTTCTTACAG GGTCTTGACATACATGGCCGGGTATATCTGAATGAACAAGGGATAAATGCACAG TACAGTGGGCCGTCAAAAGATGCTCTTCTGTATGTCAAATGGTTGAGAGAAGATGATAGATTTTCTGATATTTTGGTTCAGATTTCTCCAGCATATAATGGGCATGCCTTTCCAAAGCTGAAGTTGCGCTATAAGCCTTCGTTAGTGCAG CTGGAAGGAGGCATTTCACATCTTCCTTTGCTAGACTCTTCGGTGCGAGCAACACCCCTAGCACCACCAGAATGGAGAAAGAGATTGGAACCAGGAAATGGAATTGGTGCTCCTTCAAATGAGAAGATTAATACAAACTACATTCTACTGGATGTGAGAAATG GTTATGAATGGGATATTGGCCATTTCTCTGGGGCTCGACGTCCTTCTGTAGACTGCTTTAGGAGCACTTCATTTGGTCTATCCTCGACAGAG GATGTTGCTTCAGATCCTTTAGCAAATGTTGACAAAGAAAAGACGGACATATTGATGTATTGTACTGGAGGTATCCGATGTGATGTGTATTCTACAATTCTAAG ACAAAGGGGCTTTCAAAATTTATACTCCTTGAAGGGTGGTGTTTCCCATTATCTAAAGACTGAAGGTCCTGCAGAATGGGTTgggaatttgtttgtgtttgattCGCGTCTTTCTCTCCCACCATCTTCCTACAAGCCTGAAGCCATTGTTAATGCAGCCAGGAGTGAACAAGTTTCTCAGTGTAATACGTTTTCCAGATGCTACGTATGTGGTTCTCAAGTCTCCGAATTAAGGCATAGGAACTGCGCAAATCTCGACTGCAACCTGCTTTTTCT ATGCTGT ATAGACTGTGTGAAGGATTTAAGAGGATGCTGTTGTGTAAATTGCATTACTGCCCCTCGACTAAGACCCGTGCTGCCTGGGCATCAAAGATACGCAAAATGGCACTTATATCGAGATTTGGAATGCAAAGCAAGTTGA
- the LOC132174988 gene encoding general transcription factor IIH subunit 2, with amino-acid sequence MNNGDRRRVNGEAEEDDDEDEGNEDLDAWERAYADERSWEALQEDESGLLRPIDNNTLYHAQYRRRIRSLSSLATTARIQKGLIRYLCIVVDLSKAAAEMDYRPSRMVVVAKHVDAFIREFFDQNPLSQLALVTIKDGVAHCLTDLGGSPESHVKALMGKLECSGESSLQNALDLVHGYLNQIPSYGHREVLVLYSALSTCDPGDIMETIQKCKKSKIRCSVIGLSAEIFICKHLCQETGGSYSVALDEGHFKELILEHAPPPPAIAEFAIANLIKMGFPQRAAESSIAICSCHKEAKIGGGYTCPRCKARVCELPTECRICGLTLISSPHLARSYHHLFPIVPFDEVSPSLLNDPHIRLPRSCFGCQQSLLNPGNKPSLRVACPKCKQHFCLDCDIYIHESLHNCPGCESFRHSKSAIAGEE; translated from the exons ATGAACAATGGTGATAGGAGACGAGTGAATGGAGAGGCCgaggaagatgatgatgaggacGAGGGAAATGAAGACCTTGATGCTTGGGAGAGAGCTTATGCGGATGAGAGGTCATGGGAGGCTCTGCAAGAGGACGAGTCTGGGCTTCTCCGCCCTATTGATAACAACACCCTTTACCATGCCCAGTATCGCCGGCGCATTCGCTCCCTTTCCTCCTTGGCAACTACTGCTCGTATCCAGAAAGGCCTCATTCGCTATCTCTGCATTGTTGTCGACCTCTCAAAG GCTGCTGCAGAGATGGATTATCGACCAAGCCGAATGGTTGTGGTTGCGAAACATGTGGATGCTTTTATTAGAGAGTTCTTTGACCAGAATCCGCTTAGTCAACTTGCTCTTGTGACTATAAAAGATGGGGTTGCTCATTGCTTAACGGATCTTGGTGGCAGTCCTGAGTCCCATGTTAAAGCTTTGATGGGTAAACTGGAGTGCTCTGGTGAATCCTCCCTACAAAATGCCCTGGATCTTGTTCATGGGTATCTAAATCAGATTCCATCATATGGTCATCGGGAAGTTCTCGTCTTATATTCTGCTCTCAGTACTTGTGATCCGGGAGATATAATGGAGACCATCCAGAAATGCAAGAAATCGAAAATTAGGTGTTCAGTTATTGGTCTCTCTGCAGAAATTTTTATATGCAAACATCTCTGCCAAGAAACTGGTGGGTCATACTCCGTTGCATTGGATGAG GGCCACTTCAAAGAGTTAATACTGGAACATGCTCCCCCACCTCCAGCAATAGCAGAATTTGCCATTGCTAATTTGATAAAGATGGGCTTCCCCCAAAGAGCCGCAGAGAGTTCTATAGCTATTTGTTCATGTCACAAAGAGGCTAAGATTGGAGGGGGTTACACTTGTCCAAGATGCAAAGCACGTGTATGTGAGTTACCTACGGAATGTCGAATATGTGGATTGACACTTATTTCTTCGCCCCATTTGGCAAGGTCATATCATCATCTCTTTCCAATAGTACCGTTCGATGAGGTGTCTCCGTCACTTCTGAATGATCCACATATCAGATTACCAAGATCATGTTTTGGATGCCAACAATCTCTTCTCAATCCTG GAAACAAACCTAGCCTTCGCGTTGCTTGCCCAAAATGCAAACAGCACTTCTGCCTTGATTGTGACATTTACATTCATGAGAGCTTGCATAATTGCCCTGGTTGTGAGAGCTTCAGGCATTCCAAGTCAGCCATTGCTGGTGAAGAATGA
- the LOC132173867 gene encoding uncharacterized protein LOC132173867 isoform X1, which translates to MATEEQSNQEEAAGREDSSTRLHTIMAEAKQSALFCTGDLLGGDGAIASLPMKKKKRKNRNSLPSTAVSSLNFSASSPTPQSQAHDPILNLTHENGIASCADYLNYNINLDVNLAINCSDNANNNDMEKNKKKKSKKVLEQEESWVVSPSGTTCSYDFPTNDTDANEIEEEKDCNKKKDRRRRRKRNGSKCCELAREEDRAFEFDKQKREPDYRIKSRIGPFDVSLENEVLKIEDILSRRIYKSNGTRTDLKDGQHDDEEEPTFSFKAANNPSILAIDGCCNLAGEVEDEAVIIPSIYASLKEEKVQQNELKIGKTVSSKQRRRTKKQRRIARIDVRKVSPYFQKIPKEGENADDPHLNLTHENGIASCADYLNYRKRRKINDIKCDVNLSINCYNNTNNNGKKKKKKKSNPSSSKKGLEVEDSWVVSSSGTWCSYDSHTNDTSPNVIKGEKDCNKSKDKRRKRNDSNTDERRRKRNDSKCCELVKEEDKAFEFDMQKREPGYQMKSRIGPLDGSYENEVLKLEDVLSQSIYKSNGTRTNLKDGQHDDEEEPTFSFKVTNNPSILAIDGGCNLAGEVENEAVIIPSIYASLKEEVQQNELEIGKTVGSKRRRRKEKQQTIAHVNVRKVSPYFCRSKGQQEARNDDNGRQFSPTRACAKARATSAKVSPYFQKISKEEQQEVRNDGNDRQLRPKKACAKARATSVKVSPYFQKISKEEENADGLLLEGKNGCKTGVEVSTVLSTSEKLGEAYLRKSPDNMWKPPRSSYGLLQEDHAHDPWRVLVICMLLNRTTGLQAKRVISDLFTLCPDAKTATEVTPEEIETIIKTLGLQRKRAAMIQRLSQEYLWESWTHVTQLHGVGKYAADAYAIFCTGKWDLVRPTDHMLNYYWEFLCSIRHTL; encoded by the exons ATGGCGACGGAAGAACAGAGTAATCAAGAAGAAGCAGCAGGAAGAGAGGATTCCTCGACTCGTTTGCATACGATTATGGCGGAAGCAAAACAATCGGCGTTGTTTTGCACAGGTGATCTTTTAGGCGGAGATGGAGCGATTGCGAGTCTACccatgaagaaaaagaagaggaaaaacagGAATTCTCTTCCCTCAACCGCCGTAAGTTCTCTCAATTTCTCCGCTTCGTCACCCACGCCTCAATCGCAGGCACATGATCCAATTCTCAATCTTACCCACGAGAACGGAATTGCTTCTTGTGCTGATTATCTTAATTACAATATTAATCTTGATGTTAATCTAGCAATTAATTGCTCCGATAATGCTAATAATAATGATATggagaagaataagaagaagaagagtaagAAGGTTCTAGAACAAGAAGAATCGTGGGTGGTTTCGCCGTCAGGAACCACGTGCTCATATGATTTTCCCACTAATGACACTGACGCAAATGAGATCGAAGAGGAAAAAgattgcaacaaaaaaaaagataggaggaggaggaggaagagaaatggTAGCAAGTGTTGCGAGCTAGCGAGAGAGGAGGATAGGGCTTTTGAGTTTGATAAGCAGAAAAGAGAGCCCGATTACCGAATAAAGAGCAGGATTGGTCCATTTGATGTGAGTTTAGAAAACGAAGTTTTGAAGATTGAGGATATTCTTTCGCGAAGGATTTACAAGAGTAATGGCACGAGAACAGACTTAAAGGATGGCCAGCATGATGATGAAGAGGAACCCACTTTCTCTTTCAAGGCTGCAAACAATCCTTCCATTCTAGCTATTGATGGTTGCTGCAACTTAGCTGGggaggttgaggatgaagctgTTATAATACCAAGCATTTATGCAAgcttgaaagaagaaaaggtaCAGCAAAATGAGCTAAAAATTGGAAAGACTGTTAGTTCCAAGCAAAGGCGAAGAACCAAAAAACAGCGAAGAATTGCTCGCATTGATGTTCGAAAGGTGTCTCCATACTTTCAGAAGATACCCAAAGAAGGAGAAAATGCAGATGACCCCCATCTCAATCTCACCCATGAGAATGGAATTGCTTCTTGTGCTGATTATCTTAATTATAGGAAGCGAAGGAAGATCAATGACATTAAATGTGATGTTAATCTATCAATTAATTGCTacaataatactaataataatggtaagaagaagaagaagaagaagagtaatCCTAGTTCTAGTAAGAAGGGTCTAGAAGTAGAAGACTCGTGGGTGGTTTCGTCATCAGGAACCTGGTGCTCATATGATTCTCATACAAATGACACTTCCCCAAATGTGATCAAAGGGGAAAAAGATTGCAACAAGAGCAAAGacaagaggaggaagagaaatgatagcaACACAGAtgagaggaggaggaagagaaatgatagcaAGTGTTGTGAGCTAGTAAAAGAGGAGGATAAGGCTTTTGAGTTTGATATGCAGAAAAGGGAGCCCGGTTACCAAATGAAGAGCAGAATTGGACCATTGGATGGAAGTTATGAAAATGAGGTTTTGAAGCTTGAGGATGTCCTTTCGCAAAGCATTTACAAGAGCAATGGCACGAGAACAAACTTAAAGGATGGCCAACACGATGATGAGGAGGAACCCACTTTCTCTTTTAAGGTCACAAACAATCCCTCCATTCTAGCTATTGATGGTGGCTGCAACTTAGCTGGGGAGGTTGAGAATGAAGCTGTTATAATACCAAGCATTTATGCAAGCTTGAAAGAAGAAGTACAGCAAAATGAGCTAGAAATTGGAAAGACTGTTGGTTCCAAGCGAaggagaagaaaggaaaaacagCAAACAATTGCTCATGTTAATGTTCGAAAGGTCTCCCCATACTTCTGTAGGTCAAAAGGACAACAAGAGGCGAGAAATGACGATAATGGTAGACAATTTAGCCCAACAAGAGCTTGTGCAAAAGCTCGCGCTACTTCTGCGAAGGTCTCCCCCTACTTTCAAAAGATATCCAAAGAAGAACAGCAAGAGGTGAGAAATGACGGTAATGATAGACAATTGAGACCCAAAAAAGCTTGTGCAAAAGCTCGTGCTACTTCTGTGAAGGTCTCCCCCTACTTTCAAAAGAtatccaaagaagaagaaaatgcagATGGCCTTCTGTTGGAAGGTAAAAATGGGTGTAAAACAGGTGTGGAAGTTAGTACTGTTCTATCTACTTCTGAGAAGCTAGGTGAAGCTTACCTAAGAAAAAGTCCAGATAACATGTGGAAACCTCCTCGCTCCAGCTATGGTCTACTCCAAGAGGATCATGCCCATGATCCTTGGAGGGTATTGGTGATATGTATGCTCCTAAATCGGACAACTGGTTTGCAG GCTAAAAGGGTGATATCGGATCTCTTTACTCTCTGTCCTGATGCAAAGACCGCAACTGAGGTCACTCCAGAGGAGATTGAAACGATTATAAAAACACTAGGTCTGCAAAGGAAGAGGGCAGCGATGATACAGCGCCTCTCTCAAGAGTACTTGTGGGAAAGCTGGACCCACGTGACTCAGCTGCATGGCGTTGGCAA GTATGCAGCTGATGCGTACGCAATATTTTGTACAGGAAAGTGGGACCTGGTGAGGCCTACTGATCACATGCTAAATTATTACTGGGAATTTCTGTGCAGTATTAGACATACCTTATga
- the LOC132173867 gene encoding uncharacterized protein LOC132173867 isoform X2: protein MATEEQSNQEEAAGREDSSTRLHTIMAEAKQSALFCTGDLLGGDGAIASLPMKKKKRKNRNSLPSTAVSSLNFSASSPTPQSQAHDPILNLTHENGIASCADYLNYNINLDVNLAINCSDNANNNDMEKNKKKKSKKVLEQEESWVVSPSGTTCSYDFPTNDTDANEIEEEKDCNKKKDRRRRRKRNGSKCCELAREEDRAFEFDKQKREPDYRIKSRIGPFDVSLENEVLKIEDILSRRIYKSNGTRTDLKDGQHDDEEEPTFSFKAANNPSILAIDGCCNLAGEVEDEAVIIPSIYASLKEEKVQQNELKIGKTVSSKQRRRTKKQRRIARIDVRKVSPYFQKIPKEGENADDPHLNLTHENGIASCADYLNYRKRRKINDIKCDVNLSINCYNNTNNNGKKKKKKKSNPSSSKKGLEVEDSWVVSSSGTWCSYDSHTNDTSPNVIKGEKDCNKSKDKRRKRNDSNTDERRRKRNDSKCCELVKEEDKAFEFDMQKREPGYQMKSRIGPLDGSYENEVLKLEDVLSQSIYKSNGTRTNLKDGQHDDEEEPTFSFKVTNNPSILAIDGGCNLAGEVENEAVIIPSIYASLKEEVQQNELEIGKTVGSKRRRRKEKQQTIAHVNVRKVSPYFCRSKGQQEARNDDNGRQFSPTRACAKARATSAKVSPYFQKISKEEQQEVRNDGNDRQLRPKKACAKARATSVKVSPYFQKISKEEENADGLLLEGKNGCKTGVEVSTVLSTSEKLGEAYLRKSPDNMWKPPRSSYGLLQEDHAHDPWRVLVICMLLNRTTGLQAKRVISDLFTLCPDAKTATEVTPEEIETIIKTLGLQRKRAAMIQRLSQEYLWESWTHVTQLHGVGMQLMRTQYFVQESGTW from the exons ATGGCGACGGAAGAACAGAGTAATCAAGAAGAAGCAGCAGGAAGAGAGGATTCCTCGACTCGTTTGCATACGATTATGGCGGAAGCAAAACAATCGGCGTTGTTTTGCACAGGTGATCTTTTAGGCGGAGATGGAGCGATTGCGAGTCTACccatgaagaaaaagaagaggaaaaacagGAATTCTCTTCCCTCAACCGCCGTAAGTTCTCTCAATTTCTCCGCTTCGTCACCCACGCCTCAATCGCAGGCACATGATCCAATTCTCAATCTTACCCACGAGAACGGAATTGCTTCTTGTGCTGATTATCTTAATTACAATATTAATCTTGATGTTAATCTAGCAATTAATTGCTCCGATAATGCTAATAATAATGATATggagaagaataagaagaagaagagtaagAAGGTTCTAGAACAAGAAGAATCGTGGGTGGTTTCGCCGTCAGGAACCACGTGCTCATATGATTTTCCCACTAATGACACTGACGCAAATGAGATCGAAGAGGAAAAAgattgcaacaaaaaaaaagataggaggaggaggaggaagagaaatggTAGCAAGTGTTGCGAGCTAGCGAGAGAGGAGGATAGGGCTTTTGAGTTTGATAAGCAGAAAAGAGAGCCCGATTACCGAATAAAGAGCAGGATTGGTCCATTTGATGTGAGTTTAGAAAACGAAGTTTTGAAGATTGAGGATATTCTTTCGCGAAGGATTTACAAGAGTAATGGCACGAGAACAGACTTAAAGGATGGCCAGCATGATGATGAAGAGGAACCCACTTTCTCTTTCAAGGCTGCAAACAATCCTTCCATTCTAGCTATTGATGGTTGCTGCAACTTAGCTGGggaggttgaggatgaagctgTTATAATACCAAGCATTTATGCAAgcttgaaagaagaaaaggtaCAGCAAAATGAGCTAAAAATTGGAAAGACTGTTAGTTCCAAGCAAAGGCGAAGAACCAAAAAACAGCGAAGAATTGCTCGCATTGATGTTCGAAAGGTGTCTCCATACTTTCAGAAGATACCCAAAGAAGGAGAAAATGCAGATGACCCCCATCTCAATCTCACCCATGAGAATGGAATTGCTTCTTGTGCTGATTATCTTAATTATAGGAAGCGAAGGAAGATCAATGACATTAAATGTGATGTTAATCTATCAATTAATTGCTacaataatactaataataatggtaagaagaagaagaagaagaagagtaatCCTAGTTCTAGTAAGAAGGGTCTAGAAGTAGAAGACTCGTGGGTGGTTTCGTCATCAGGAACCTGGTGCTCATATGATTCTCATACAAATGACACTTCCCCAAATGTGATCAAAGGGGAAAAAGATTGCAACAAGAGCAAAGacaagaggaggaagagaaatgatagcaACACAGAtgagaggaggaggaagagaaatgatagcaAGTGTTGTGAGCTAGTAAAAGAGGAGGATAAGGCTTTTGAGTTTGATATGCAGAAAAGGGAGCCCGGTTACCAAATGAAGAGCAGAATTGGACCATTGGATGGAAGTTATGAAAATGAGGTTTTGAAGCTTGAGGATGTCCTTTCGCAAAGCATTTACAAGAGCAATGGCACGAGAACAAACTTAAAGGATGGCCAACACGATGATGAGGAGGAACCCACTTTCTCTTTTAAGGTCACAAACAATCCCTCCATTCTAGCTATTGATGGTGGCTGCAACTTAGCTGGGGAGGTTGAGAATGAAGCTGTTATAATACCAAGCATTTATGCAAGCTTGAAAGAAGAAGTACAGCAAAATGAGCTAGAAATTGGAAAGACTGTTGGTTCCAAGCGAaggagaagaaaggaaaaacagCAAACAATTGCTCATGTTAATGTTCGAAAGGTCTCCCCATACTTCTGTAGGTCAAAAGGACAACAAGAGGCGAGAAATGACGATAATGGTAGACAATTTAGCCCAACAAGAGCTTGTGCAAAAGCTCGCGCTACTTCTGCGAAGGTCTCCCCCTACTTTCAAAAGATATCCAAAGAAGAACAGCAAGAGGTGAGAAATGACGGTAATGATAGACAATTGAGACCCAAAAAAGCTTGTGCAAAAGCTCGTGCTACTTCTGTGAAGGTCTCCCCCTACTTTCAAAAGAtatccaaagaagaagaaaatgcagATGGCCTTCTGTTGGAAGGTAAAAATGGGTGTAAAACAGGTGTGGAAGTTAGTACTGTTCTATCTACTTCTGAGAAGCTAGGTGAAGCTTACCTAAGAAAAAGTCCAGATAACATGTGGAAACCTCCTCGCTCCAGCTATGGTCTACTCCAAGAGGATCATGCCCATGATCCTTGGAGGGTATTGGTGATATGTATGCTCCTAAATCGGACAACTGGTTTGCAG GCTAAAAGGGTGATATCGGATCTCTTTACTCTCTGTCCTGATGCAAAGACCGCAACTGAGGTCACTCCAGAGGAGATTGAAACGATTATAAAAACACTAGGTCTGCAAAGGAAGAGGGCAGCGATGATACAGCGCCTCTCTCAAGAGTACTTGTGGGAAAGCTGGACCCACGTGACTCAGCTGCATGGCGTTG GTATGCAGCTGATGCGTACGCAATATTTTGTACAGGAAAGTGGGACCTGGTGA
- the LOC132174057 gene encoding methyl-CpG-binding domain protein 4-like protein produces MVVNELLKCIYFSIQAKRVISDLFTLCPDAKTATEVTPEEIETIIKTLGLQRKRAAMIQRLSQEYLWESWTHVTQLHGVGKYAADAYAIFCTGKWDLFTPGPDSRGSLILKISSTSTSFQVQRYWVSSPKMRRLQLAGGFMSNNI; encoded by the exons ATGGTGGTAAATGAGTTGCTTAAATGCATATATTTCTCAATACAGGCTAAAAGGGTGATATCGGATCTCTTTACTCTCTGTCCTGATGCAAAGACCGCAACTGAGGTCACTCCAGAGGAGATTGAAACGATTATAAAAACACTAGGTCTACAAAGGAAGAGGGCAGCGATGATACAGCGCCTCTCTCAGGAGTACTTGTGGGAAAGCTGGACCCACGTGACTCAGCTGCATGGCGTTGGCAA GTATGCAGCTGATGCGTACGCAATATTTTGTACAGGAAAGTGGGACCTG TTTACACCAGGacctgatagtaggggctctcttaTTCTGAAAATATCATCAACTTCAACCTCTTTTCAAGTTCAAAG GTATTGGGTTTCAAGCCCAAAAATGAGGAGGTTGCAACTTGCAGGGGGCTTTATGAGCAACAACATTTGA